In a single window of the Planctomycetia bacterium genome:
- the trpD gene encoding anthranilate phosphoribosyltransferase has protein sequence MSESWEELVSRGANGGELSRAESAQVFDALMTGRIPPDDVEQFLRGLAKRGETVEEIVGAAGVMRRHVTSIRCEAPNAIDTCGTGGDGISTFNVSTAAAIIASAAGAVVAKHGNRTNSRASGSAEVLTALGVRIEASPAVVERCIREIGIGFLFAAQLHPAMAIVKDVRRKIGTPTIFNLLGPLTNPAIVRRQIIGVPRVELVEKVAAALAALGAERAFVVHGHDGLCDLTICEASTVAEVRDGRVTLRTICPEDAKLGRGGLDELRVTSPANSAATIGEVLDGQTGPRRDHALLNAGLALVVAGIAGDLSEGVKSAGRAIDTGTAREKLRRLVEISGSAE, from the coding sequence GTGAGTGAGTCGTGGGAAGAGCTTGTGAGTCGCGGCGCGAACGGCGGTGAGCTTTCGCGCGCTGAGTCCGCGCAGGTTTTCGACGCCCTGATGACCGGGCGGATTCCGCCGGATGACGTCGAGCAGTTTCTCAGAGGACTGGCGAAGCGCGGCGAGACAGTGGAAGAGATTGTGGGCGCGGCGGGCGTCATGCGGCGTCATGTCACGTCGATCCGATGCGAGGCCCCGAATGCCATCGACACCTGCGGCACGGGGGGCGACGGCATCAGCACCTTTAACGTGTCCACGGCCGCGGCGATCATCGCATCGGCGGCGGGGGCGGTCGTCGCCAAGCACGGCAACCGAACGAACTCGCGAGCCAGCGGATCGGCGGAGGTGTTGACGGCGCTGGGCGTGCGTATCGAAGCCTCGCCGGCGGTTGTCGAGCGCTGCATACGCGAGATCGGCATCGGCTTTCTCTTCGCCGCGCAGCTTCATCCGGCGATGGCGATCGTGAAGGACGTTCGGCGAAAGATCGGCACGCCGACGATCTTCAACCTGCTGGGCCCGTTGACGAATCCGGCGATTGTGCGACGGCAGATCATCGGCGTGCCGCGTGTCGAGTTGGTCGAGAAAGTGGCGGCCGCACTGGCAGCGCTGGGCGCGGAGCGCGCTTTTGTCGTGCACGGTCACGACGGGCTATGCGACCTGACCATTTGCGAGGCGAGCACGGTGGCGGAAGTTCGCGACGGTCGGGTTACTTTGCGGACGATCTGCCCTGAGGACGCAAAACTTGGCCGGGGAGGACTCGACGAACTTCGCGTCACCAGCCCGGCCAATAGCGCAGCCACCATCGGTGAAGTACTTGATGGCCAAACCGGCCCGCGCCGAGATCACGCGCTGCTCAACGCGGGGCTTGCGCTCGTTGTCGCGGGCATCGCAGGTGATCTAAGCGAGGGTGTAAAGTCAGCGGGACGGGCCATTGACACCGGCACGGCACGCGAGAAGCTGAGGCGACTGGTGGAAATCTCAGGAAGCGCGGAATGA
- a CDS encoding nucleoside hydrolase, with the protein MAETVPILIDTDMGVDDAAAICLALASPGLNVRAIVSVGGNVDANQATINIGRLLAAMKPPVMPVIGRGMDQPAGGPKDRRALFGEDGLGGCDLPSPDQSKVADFSAVYQDAIDDAKGELIVVALGPLTNIAAMLDRSPELMRRIKHLHLTGGAVWAQGDASPASEFNFHKDPSAAARVLSSRLPITVTPLDVTRLVCFDESHAAHLAASGYRTGEVLSRLMRYPIEQDVDPSYGKCHLADAVTVGSLLWPGLFLKTRMRLEIVTEGPQAGRSKPALGGAAEERIDLLTAINAVDFQENLLESLCHEAFVV; encoded by the coding sequence ATGGCCGAGACCGTACCCATCCTGATCGACACCGACATGGGCGTTGACGACGCCGCGGCAATCTGCCTGGCACTGGCCTCACCGGGGCTAAACGTGCGCGCCATCGTAAGCGTTGGCGGAAACGTGGACGCCAATCAGGCGACGATCAACATCGGTCGTCTTCTTGCGGCGATGAAGCCCCCGGTCATGCCGGTAATCGGTAGGGGGATGGATCAGCCCGCCGGCGGTCCGAAGGATCGTCGGGCCCTTTTCGGCGAAGATGGTCTGGGCGGTTGCGATCTCCCATCGCCGGATCAATCAAAGGTCGCCGATTTTTCCGCCGTCTATCAGGACGCGATTGACGACGCCAAGGGCGAGTTGATCGTCGTCGCCCTCGGGCCCCTCACCAACATCGCCGCCATGCTCGATCGTTCGCCCGAGTTAATGCGCCGCATCAAGCACCTGCATCTGACCGGCGGCGCCGTCTGGGCCCAGGGCGATGCATCCCCCGCATCAGAGTTTAACTTCCACAAAGACCCCTCGGCCGCTGCCAGAGTTCTGTCATCGCGCCTGCCCATCACGGTCACACCGCTCGATGTGACGCGCCTGGTCTGCTTCGACGAGTCGCACGCCGCGCACCTCGCCGCCAGCGGCTATCGCACCGGCGAAGTCCTTTCCCGCCTGATGCGATATCCGATCGAGCAGGACGTCGATCCCAGCTACGGAAAGTGCCATCTCGCCGACGCAGTAACCGTCGGCAGCCTCCTCTGGCCGGGCCTCTTCCTCAAGACACGCATGCGACTGGAGATCGTCACCGAAGGCCCGCAGGCAGGGCGGAGCAAGCCCGCGCTCGGCGGCGCTGCCGAAGAGCGGATTGACCTCCTCACCGCGATCAACGCCGTCGATTTCCAGGAGAACCTGCTAGAATCCCTCTGCCACGAGGCGTTCGTGGTCTAA
- a CDS encoding heavy-metal-associated domain-containing protein: MNRYTIDINGMTCEHCVGTVQKALVTVPGVVSAAVELNPGRALVELDDVTSGIASLVRAIAGAGYSVAGYREAPPQSHP, translated from the coding sequence GTGAATCGCTATACGATCGACATCAACGGCATGACCTGCGAGCATTGCGTGGGCACGGTTCAAAAGGCACTCGTCACTGTTCCCGGCGTCGTTTCGGCGGCAGTCGAGCTGAATCCAGGCCGCGCCCTTGTCGAGTTGGATGACGTGACATCGGGTATCGCGTCACTTGTGCGGGCAATCGCCGGCGCGGGCTATTCAGTGGCGGGATATCGAGAAGCGCCCCCGCAATCTCATCCATAG